Below is a window of Meiothermus sp. CFH 77666 DNA.
CACACTGCGCAGCACGGCCAGCATGGCCTGGGCATAATCCTGGCAAACCCCGGCCCGGCCCTCGACAAACTGGATCAGGGGGGTGTCTACCTGGGTGGCTTTGGTGTCGTAGTTGAAAAAGCGATTAAGGTGTTCGGTGACTTCCAGCAGGTAGCCGTGCAGGTCTTCGCGGGGGCTGGGGCGGCGCAACTCCAACAGCTCGAGCCAGTTGTAGTGCAGGGGTACACGGGGGGTGGGCGCTAGAAATTCAAAAAAACGAGATTCTAGACCGCTCAAAACCTGTACCGGCACCACGCCCGGTTTTGGAACCGCAAATGTGACTACTTTGGCCTGCATTTCTACCCGCAGTTGCTTGTGTGGCTTGGTGACATGAAAATCGTAGACCCGGTTATGAAAATAATCCTGTCGGCTACGGGGCATTGAATCGGGTTCGATGTTCAGGCGAAACTCCAGGAGCCCCTGGCGGTGGTCGTCTACCGGATAGAGCCACAGCTCATTGAAAGAGTCCCGCGCTT
It encodes the following:
- a CDS encoding transglutaminase family protein yields the protein MLLSVYHLTEYFYPDEARDSFNELWLYPVDDHRQGLLEFRLNIEPDSMPRSRQDYFHNRVYDFHVTKPHKQLRVEMQAKVVTFAVPKPGVVPVQVLSGLESRFFEFLAPTPRVPLHYNWLELLELRRPSPREDLHGYLLEVTEHLNRFFNYDTKATQVDTPLIQFVEGRAGVCQDYAQAMLAVLRSVGIPARYVSGYLATGVGSEGSHAWVEAFVPGSGWYGYDPTNNSIVTEQYVKKAHGRDYDDCPPLKGLRRGGGKESLNVLVKVEALQTPLAKS